In Paraburkholderia aromaticivorans, a single window of DNA contains:
- a CDS encoding MmgE/PrpD family protein: MYPVTEKLAQFSSALRFEDLPAEVSKRASLLFMDLLGIIIRSQTLDSTLALEQGLRDLGLSGGICRVPGNTDMWTPFGAALLGAAAAHSLDFDDTHAKSLLHPGAPVIPAALAAAQMVGATTRELLAGIVAGYEVMIRVAYGVNPTKHSERGFHLTATTGVFGAVAAAGNILKLTPEQMGHAFGTALSESAGTGQFSVNGAWTKRFHVGHASAGGLMAAVLARSNYTGATQAFEGREGFFNAYSPEPNPAAALAGLGEVWEIMSSGVKPYPCCRGIHAPLDAVFNLLSKHQIDVRNIETVRVGMADRSVAVVGNPQERKRNPRNVVDCQFSTHFCVAAALVTGTFGWDSYEAGLKNGTIRALMQRVDVFEDEECNRNFPGAFSAVVEIHDKNGDVLREFVYEPKGEPTTMFSNEELRAKFTLLVTERLGADNEKALFEAIHNMAQDKKVGALLDATKPVISH, translated from the coding sequence ATGTATCCCGTAACAGAAAAACTGGCGCAATTCAGTTCGGCACTTCGTTTCGAGGACCTGCCCGCTGAAGTCAGTAAACGCGCAAGTCTGCTGTTTATGGACTTGCTGGGTATCATAATCCGTTCGCAAACCTTGGATTCCACTCTCGCACTCGAACAGGGTCTGAGGGACCTGGGCCTTTCAGGTGGTATTTGCCGGGTGCCGGGCAATACCGATATGTGGACTCCTTTCGGTGCAGCACTTCTCGGCGCAGCCGCCGCACACAGCCTGGATTTCGACGACACGCACGCGAAATCACTGCTGCATCCCGGCGCACCTGTGATTCCGGCTGCTTTGGCGGCGGCCCAGATGGTAGGCGCTACGACCCGCGAACTCCTGGCGGGCATCGTCGCCGGTTATGAGGTAATGATTCGCGTCGCCTATGGTGTGAACCCCACCAAGCATTCGGAGCGCGGCTTCCACCTCACTGCAACTACCGGCGTATTCGGCGCGGTGGCCGCCGCAGGCAATATCCTGAAACTCACCCCAGAGCAAATGGGCCACGCGTTCGGAACGGCTCTCAGCGAGTCGGCGGGCACGGGCCAGTTCTCGGTGAACGGCGCATGGACGAAACGTTTCCACGTGGGCCATGCTTCGGCTGGCGGTCTCATGGCCGCAGTTCTCGCCCGCAGCAACTACACCGGAGCGACACAGGCATTCGAAGGCCGTGAAGGTTTCTTCAACGCATACTCGCCCGAACCGAATCCGGCAGCGGCGTTGGCCGGTCTCGGCGAAGTGTGGGAAATCATGTCGTCGGGCGTCAAACCCTATCCGTGCTGCCGTGGCATCCACGCGCCTTTAGATGCAGTGTTCAATCTCCTTAGCAAGCATCAGATCGATGTGCGCAATATCGAAACCGTCCGCGTGGGCATGGCTGACCGTAGCGTTGCGGTTGTCGGAAATCCGCAGGAACGCAAGCGTAATCCGCGGAACGTGGTCGATTGTCAGTTCTCGACGCACTTCTGCGTCGCCGCTGCGCTCGTGACTGGCACTTTCGGCTGGGACAGTTACGAGGCGGGCCTGAAAAACGGAACGATTCGCGCACTGATGCAGCGTGTGGACGTGTTCGAAGACGAGGAATGCAATCGGAACTTCCCTGGTGCTTTCTCGGCGGTCGTCGAGATTCACGACAAGAATGGCGACGTCCTGCGCGAGTTCGTATACGAGCCGAAGGGCGAGCCCACGACCATGTTCTCGAACGAGGAATTGCGTGCGAAATTCACGTTGCTCGTCACTGAACGGTTGGGCGCAGATAACGAAAAGGCGTTGTTCGAAGCCATTCACAACATGGCTCAGGATAAAAAAGTCGGGGCGCTTCTCGACGCCACTAAACCCGTGATCAGCCACTAA
- a CDS encoding class II aldolase/adducin family protein, with protein MTDQVINEQTLRTELAGCYRIFAMLGWTELIYNHITVRIHGPESYFLINPFGLHYSEVTASNLVKIDLDGQIIGESKYRPNPAGFVLHSAIHRGIPDGHCVMHTHTTAGSAVSCSRQGLVMNNFYAAQLYNRVAYHDFEGITVHAEEGPRVVQSIGAANAVILRNHGLLSIGNTIPLAFSYLWTLQRACEVQLATAALGESIPVPESICLQASQDALQFDPRYGGGRDVFDALIRQVDKIDASWRE; from the coding sequence ATGACGGACCAGGTGATCAATGAACAGACGTTGAGGACCGAACTCGCAGGCTGCTATCGCATTTTCGCGATGCTTGGGTGGACAGAGCTGATCTACAACCACATTACGGTGCGCATCCATGGTCCGGAATCGTATTTTCTGATCAATCCATTCGGCCTCCACTATAGTGAGGTCACGGCTTCGAATCTGGTGAAGATCGATCTCGATGGTCAGATCATCGGCGAATCGAAGTACCGGCCTAACCCAGCCGGATTCGTTCTGCACTCCGCAATCCATCGCGGAATCCCTGACGGACACTGTGTAATGCACACGCATACGACGGCAGGATCGGCCGTTTCCTGCTCGCGGCAAGGTCTCGTGATGAATAACTTCTATGCGGCCCAACTTTACAATCGGGTGGCGTATCACGATTTCGAAGGCATCACGGTTCATGCCGAAGAAGGCCCGCGCGTCGTGCAGTCCATCGGCGCCGCGAATGCGGTCATCCTTCGCAATCACGGATTGCTAAGCATTGGGAACACGATCCCCTTGGCCTTCAGCTATCTGTGGACCCTACAGCGCGCTTGCGAAGTTCAATTGGCCACTGCAGCGCTCGGCGAATCCATTCCCGTTCCTGAATCGATTTGTCTTCAAGCAAGTCAAGACGCATTACAGTTCGATCCTCGCTATGGCGGCGGTCGCGATGTGTTTGACGCATTGATTCGACAGGTTGACAAGATTGATGCGTCCTGGCGCGAGTGA
- the istB gene encoding IS21-like element helper ATPase IstB — translation MTKAEHTTMHQRKPAIDTLPAQLTELHLSYVLQHYEALAGDAGAQHWSHVDYLAHLIEGEAHRREDRSIARRIALARFPILKTLDQFEWSWPTHINRLQIQNLFRLNFIEESANVIFLGGVGLGKSHLSIALGHTACLRGYPVLFANAVDIINSVNAAYAHGGLKRELRRYVKPRLLIVDELGYLPIDKQGADALFQIISQRYEKSATIINSNRAFKHWAEIFNHDTTLTSALLDRILHHAETVVIEGKSYRMKDQIDPDPAA, via the coding sequence ATGACGAAAGCTGAACACACCACCATGCACCAGCGCAAACCCGCCATCGATACGTTGCCTGCACAACTCACGGAACTACACCTGAGCTACGTGCTGCAACATTACGAGGCACTGGCTGGCGACGCGGGCGCGCAGCACTGGTCGCATGTCGACTATCTGGCCCACCTGATCGAGGGCGAAGCGCATCGTCGCGAGGATCGTAGTATCGCCCGGCGCATCGCCCTGGCCCGTTTCCCGATACTCAAGACGCTCGACCAGTTCGAATGGAGCTGGCCCACCCACATCAACCGGCTGCAGATCCAGAACCTGTTCCGGCTGAACTTCATCGAAGAGTCGGCTAACGTGATCTTCCTCGGCGGCGTCGGGCTCGGCAAGAGTCACCTGAGTATTGCGCTCGGACATACCGCGTGCCTGCGCGGCTACCCGGTGCTCTTCGCTAACGCGGTGGATATCATTAACTCGGTGAACGCCGCCTATGCGCATGGCGGCCTCAAACGCGAATTGCGCCGCTACGTCAAACCGCGCCTGCTTATTGTCGATGAACTGGGATATTTACCCATCGATAAACAGGGTGCCGACGCGCTGTTCCAGATCATCAGTCAACGATATGAAAAGAGCGCAACCATCATCAACTCCAATCGTGCCTTTAAACACTGGGCTGAGATCTTCAACCACGACACCACGCTCACCTCCGCGTTGCTCGATCGCATCCTTCATCACGCCGAGACTGTCGTCATCGAAGGCAAAAGCTATCGGATGAAAGACCAGATCGACCCTGATCCTGCCGCTTGA
- a CDS encoding TauD/TfdA family dioxygenase has translation MTKPILRELITDAYAWKAADLQNDPSWIYKFTESDIVAVDTALRKVQDQGLSWGSFGKEQFDLGSLGATFAEIDNQIRNGRGFALLRGFPVERYSLDELKTIYWGVGVHMGQVISHNVAGDFVAAVTDLALKDDDPNRRNNTTNRMLDPHTDLADVVTLLCVEKAGEGGMSGLCSTAAIHNHIVQNHPEYLEALYEGFYHDYRGYGPSHDANEVTASPIPVFEYNNGRVNCAFAKKIIETGAKKRGVPLTAIQQEAINYVHDLGTREDFLIDMMLKPGDIQVINNFATLHSRSEYFDHEDGRKRYLLRMWVNLENSVQLSPDFAEFVRRGIPAVPKNDA, from the coding sequence ATGACGAAACCCATTCTTCGTGAACTGATTACCGACGCCTACGCCTGGAAGGCCGCAGATCTGCAAAACGATCCTTCGTGGATTTACAAATTCACCGAGTCGGATATCGTGGCTGTCGATACCGCACTCCGGAAGGTCCAAGATCAGGGCCTGTCTTGGGGTTCGTTCGGCAAAGAGCAGTTCGATCTGGGCTCGCTGGGAGCCACATTCGCGGAAATCGACAATCAGATTCGCAATGGGCGGGGATTCGCTCTCCTGCGTGGTTTCCCGGTTGAGCGTTACTCGCTCGACGAACTCAAGACCATCTACTGGGGCGTAGGTGTGCACATGGGTCAAGTGATCTCGCACAACGTTGCCGGCGACTTCGTTGCAGCGGTGACGGATTTAGCACTCAAGGACGACGACCCGAATCGCCGTAACAACACGACGAACCGCATGCTCGACCCGCACACGGACCTCGCCGACGTCGTTACTCTCCTCTGCGTGGAAAAGGCGGGGGAAGGCGGCATGAGTGGCCTGTGCAGCACGGCGGCGATTCACAACCACATCGTTCAAAACCACCCGGAATATCTGGAAGCTCTGTACGAAGGGTTCTACCACGACTACCGTGGCTATGGCCCGAGCCACGACGCGAATGAAGTCACGGCGTCGCCGATTCCGGTGTTCGAGTACAACAACGGTCGTGTCAACTGCGCATTCGCGAAGAAGATCATCGAGACCGGCGCGAAGAAGCGTGGGGTGCCGCTGACTGCAATCCAGCAGGAAGCGATCAACTACGTGCACGATCTCGGCACGCGCGAGGACTTCCTTATCGACATGATGCTGAAGCCCGGCGATATCCAGGTCATCAACAACTTTGCGACCCTCCACTCGCGCTCGGAATACTTCGATCACGAAGACGGCCGCAAGCGCTATCTTCTGCGCATGTGGGTCAACCTCGAAAACAGCGTACAACTGTCGCCAGACTTCGCGGAATTCGTTCGTCGCGGTATCCCGGCAGTGCCGAAGAATGACGCGTAA
- a CDS encoding porin, giving the protein MKKMLLAIALLQVPVFAFAQSSLTLYGILDAGITYVNNQKGKSVVMSDSGILQGNRWGFLGKEDLGGGLKAVFNLESGFNLSNGAMGQGGLLFGRTAYVGLDSEKAGVLTFGRQYDFMTDFMVENSAAANGTTAVAFHLFDADRLAGEQLNNTVKYVSPTWGGISFGALYGFSNVAGGFAGTDAAPRASSFGLKFAQGPLVLSAAYTAVTGMTGSLATITLGGHSQRVWAVGGRYRFDKLKVFGNATSTLVRATAAGNNATINNYEAGATYFVTPAATLTGSYTYSTYASHGYNQLNTTAHYFLSKETDVYLAVNYQHTNNQAMGAGMFLDTTPGTLIGYSSTENQVGVRVGLRKRF; this is encoded by the coding sequence ATGAAGAAAATGCTTCTCGCAATTGCATTGTTGCAAGTACCGGTTTTTGCATTCGCACAAAGCTCGCTGACGCTTTACGGTATCCTCGATGCGGGTATCACCTACGTCAACAATCAGAAGGGCAAGTCGGTCGTGATGAGCGACTCGGGGATTCTCCAGGGTAACCGTTGGGGCTTCCTCGGCAAAGAAGATCTCGGCGGCGGCCTGAAGGCCGTGTTCAACCTCGAAAGCGGCTTCAACCTCAGCAACGGCGCGATGGGGCAAGGCGGTCTTTTGTTCGGTCGTACGGCGTACGTGGGTCTGGACTCGGAAAAAGCCGGTGTCCTCACTTTCGGCCGTCAATATGACTTCATGACGGACTTCATGGTCGAGAACTCGGCAGCGGCCAACGGTACGACGGCAGTTGCATTCCACCTGTTCGACGCGGACCGTCTGGCAGGTGAGCAGCTGAACAACACGGTCAAGTACGTCAGCCCGACGTGGGGCGGCATCTCGTTCGGTGCCCTGTACGGCTTCAGCAACGTCGCTGGCGGCTTCGCCGGAACGGATGCAGCTCCTCGTGCCTCCAGCTTCGGCCTCAAGTTCGCTCAAGGACCGCTCGTGCTTTCAGCGGCGTACACCGCCGTCACCGGTATGACTGGTTCGCTGGCGACGATTACACTCGGCGGACACAGCCAACGCGTCTGGGCAGTTGGCGGGCGCTATCGGTTCGACAAGCTCAAGGTGTTCGGCAACGCGACATCGACGCTGGTCCGGGCAACCGCCGCAGGCAATAACGCGACGATCAACAACTACGAGGCGGGCGCGACCTACTTCGTGACACCGGCCGCTACGCTGACGGGCAGCTATACGTATTCGACCTACGCGAGCCACGGCTACAACCAGCTCAATACGACTGCGCATTACTTCCTGTCCAAGGAAACGGACGTCTATCTGGCCGTCAACTATCAGCACACGAACAACCAAGCCATGGGCGCCGGTATGTTCCTGGACACGACGCCGGGTACCCTCATCGGCTACTCTTCGACCGAAAACCAGGTCGGCGTGCGCGTCGGTCTTCGTAAGAGATTCTGA
- a CDS encoding IS6 family transposase, with protein MKSLEELFAGRHFDRDVIILCVRWYLRYKLSLRDLVEMMAERGLSLAHTTILRWVRRFAPELVKRWNRFCRSTGQSWRVDETYLKLRGKWVYLYRAVDRAGQTVDFMLSARRDVKAAKAFFRKAIKHQGQPPKTITLDGYAASHRAVREMKADALLPEDTKVRFSKYLNAMVEQDHRNIKSRTKVMLGFKRFRNAAITLSGIELVHRIRKGQFSLAKLRLKDTAAPAIWVAVLSA; from the coding sequence CTGAAGAGTCTGGAGGAACTGTTCGCGGGCCGTCATTTTGACCGCGATGTGATCATTCTGTGTGTTCGCTGGTACCTGCGCTACAAGCTTAGCCTGCGCGATCTGGTCGAAATGATGGCGGAACGGGGGCTGTCGCTGGCGCACACGACGATCCTGCGCTGGGTGCGTCGCTTTGCGCCGGAATTGGTCAAACGGTGGAACCGCTTTTGCAGATCCACCGGCCAGTCGTGGCGTGTCGACGAGACTTACCTCAAGCTGCGCGGCAAGTGGGTCTATCTTTATCGTGCGGTGGATCGGGCTGGTCAGACGGTCGACTTCATGCTCAGCGCCAGGCGCGACGTGAAGGCGGCAAAGGCGTTTTTCAGGAAGGCAATCAAACATCAAGGCCAGCCACCGAAGACTATCACGCTTGATGGCTACGCCGCCTCGCACCGCGCCGTGCGCGAGATGAAGGCCGATGCCTTGCTGCCGGAGGACACGAAGGTCCGATTCTCGAAATATCTCAATGCTATGGTCGAGCAGGACCACCGCAACATCAAGTCCCGGACGAAAGTCATGCTCGGCTTCAAACGTTTCCGGAACGCAGCGATCACTCTCTCAGGTATTGAACTGGTACACCGTATTCGCAAGGGCCAATTCAGCCTCGCGAAACTCCGCCTCAAAGATACCGCTGCGCCCGCAATCTGGGTGGCCGTCCTGTCTGCCTGA
- a CDS encoding LysR substrate-binding domain-containing protein gives MNYLYLRAFYAVATERSFTRAAQVLNVSQSTLSSHVKELEETYDIRLLDRRGRTVVPTDTGEAVLAQCREFFRHEEQIDGLLNRSQKLQAGRLKVGADGPKHVVSVLASFMELHPDFKVSLHTGNARNVTQDLLNYETDVAIVAALGAPHTQLYTEPWIRYALVAVIPRTHPLARKEAMDLTDFANERVIMREPTSLTRQLLTRSLERAGILVQNTMEMDSREAIREAVASGMGISVMSEIEFPNDDAHIAGIRINDPELQFTEYVACRENRKNTPSIKEFFRLAQSFRRL, from the coding sequence GTGAACTACCTGTACCTGCGAGCCTTTTATGCCGTGGCGACTGAGCGGAGCTTTACTCGGGCAGCCCAAGTATTGAACGTCAGCCAATCCACGCTTTCGAGCCATGTGAAGGAGCTCGAGGAAACCTACGACATCCGGTTGCTGGACCGCCGGGGGCGCACTGTTGTACCGACCGACACGGGCGAAGCGGTACTCGCGCAATGCAGGGAGTTCTTCCGACACGAGGAGCAGATCGACGGCCTGCTCAACCGCAGCCAAAAGTTGCAGGCCGGCAGGTTGAAGGTCGGAGCCGACGGCCCGAAGCACGTCGTGTCGGTGCTCGCAAGCTTCATGGAACTACACCCCGACTTTAAGGTTTCTCTTCATACTGGCAACGCGAGGAACGTAACCCAGGATCTACTGAATTACGAAACGGACGTGGCGATCGTGGCCGCGTTGGGCGCGCCACATACCCAGCTTTATACGGAACCATGGATCCGCTACGCGCTAGTCGCCGTCATCCCCAGAACCCACCCGCTCGCGAGAAAGGAGGCCATGGATCTCACCGATTTCGCGAATGAGCGGGTCATCATGCGCGAGCCCACCTCCCTGACTCGTCAACTCCTGACCAGGAGCTTGGAACGCGCCGGAATTCTGGTTCAGAACACGATGGAAATGGACAGTCGGGAAGCCATCCGTGAGGCCGTAGCGTCGGGCATGGGAATTTCGGTCATGAGCGAGATTGAATTCCCAAACGACGACGCGCACATTGCTGGCATCCGGATTAACGATCCGGAACTGCAGTTCACGGAATATGTCGCGTGCCGGGAGAACCGGAAGAACACCCCTAGCATTAAGGAATTCTTCAGGCTAGCGCAGAGTTTTCGTCGGCTCTAA
- a CDS encoding putative 2-aminoethylphosphonate ABC transporter substrate-binding protein: MKRHWLKALWIAASITTAGTALAEPTELTVYTAFETDDLKAYKQAFEAKYPDIRINWVRDSTGVIAAKLLAEKGNEHADAIWGLSVTDVEQLKKDGVIAPYTPAEAQKIPAKFKDSDQPPSWVGTNGYVAAIIYNTVEGKKKNIPQPTTWEDLIKPVYKGQIVMPDPASSGTGFLCLSGWIQAWGEAKAWAYMDKLNENISQYAHSGSAPAVQAGRGEAVVGIAFELRGARLLQDGAPITVTLPTDALGWDLNAVAVIKGSPHLADAQKLEDWATSEEAMKLYGKSRVVIAMPQYGAKLDGLPADETGRLLVQDFGWAAKNRERIIQEFEKRYGAKAQPKS, encoded by the coding sequence ATGAAAAGGCACTGGCTTAAGGCTCTTTGGATTGCCGCATCGATTACCACCGCTGGAACGGCGCTCGCGGAGCCGACCGAGTTGACGGTCTACACGGCGTTCGAGACCGATGACCTCAAGGCATACAAGCAGGCTTTCGAGGCGAAATACCCCGACATCAGAATCAACTGGGTGCGCGACTCGACCGGCGTTATCGCAGCCAAGCTGCTGGCGGAAAAGGGCAACGAGCACGCCGACGCGATCTGGGGCCTGAGCGTGACCGATGTCGAGCAGTTGAAGAAAGATGGTGTCATTGCGCCGTACACGCCAGCTGAAGCCCAGAAAATTCCGGCCAAGTTTAAGGATAGCGACCAGCCTCCTTCATGGGTCGGTACCAACGGTTATGTAGCAGCCATCATCTACAACACGGTAGAGGGCAAGAAAAAGAACATCCCGCAGCCCACCACGTGGGAGGACCTGATCAAGCCTGTGTACAAGGGGCAGATTGTGATGCCCGATCCGGCATCGTCAGGTACAGGGTTTCTGTGTCTTTCCGGGTGGATTCAGGCTTGGGGCGAGGCCAAAGCATGGGCCTACATGGACAAACTGAACGAGAACATCAGCCAATACGCCCATTCCGGCAGCGCGCCGGCTGTCCAGGCGGGGCGAGGTGAGGCCGTTGTCGGTATCGCTTTCGAATTACGCGGCGCACGCTTGCTGCAGGATGGGGCTCCGATCACGGTGACGCTGCCGACGGATGCACTGGGGTGGGATCTGAACGCGGTTGCGGTCATCAAGGGCTCCCCGCACCTTGCCGACGCCCAAAAGCTGGAGGACTGGGCGACCTCGGAAGAGGCAATGAAGCTCTATGGGAAATCGCGCGTGGTGATCGCAATGCCGCAGTACGGCGCGAAGCTTGATGGCCTGCCCGCCGACGAGACAGGCCGCTTGCTAGTCCAGGACTTCGGGTGGGCAGCGAAAAACCGTGAGCGGATCATCCAGGAATTCGAGAAGCGCTACGGTGCCAAGGCCCAGCCCAAGAGCTGA
- a CDS encoding 2-dehydropantoate 2-reductase, whose amino-acid sequence MKITIHGLGAVGGLMAAKLAGAGYEVSAIARNETYDTVKRQGLTLIETVDGEERRTSHNVNVVRTPAELGPQDLVIVALKTTGLEAVAPQIAATVGPETTVLSAMNGIPWWFAHGLPEPAGSLNLWSLDPSGVVGASILTSSVIGSVVHLSATAPNPGTIRRIAGNGIVIGEPGGGEASQRVKKIATCLRDANFDVEETALIQREIWFKLWGNMTVNPISAITGATGDKILADQYVREFMSSCMVEMANIGSCIGLPIGANPEDRHAVTASLGAFRTSMLQDSVVGKPLELDALISVLVEIASQVGVEVKNIKALLGISRLYARSKGLYPE is encoded by the coding sequence ATGAAGATCACAATTCACGGGCTGGGTGCCGTCGGCGGTCTTATGGCTGCAAAACTGGCCGGTGCCGGGTATGAGGTGAGCGCTATCGCTCGAAATGAAACCTACGACACGGTGAAGCGTCAGGGTTTGACTCTGATCGAAACCGTCGATGGGGAAGAGCGTCGCACGTCACACAATGTCAATGTGGTGCGTACGCCTGCGGAACTCGGTCCTCAGGACCTCGTGATCGTCGCATTGAAAACTACCGGCCTTGAAGCCGTTGCGCCGCAAATCGCAGCAACGGTCGGTCCGGAGACGACGGTCCTGTCTGCCATGAACGGCATACCTTGGTGGTTCGCTCACGGACTGCCCGAGCCTGCTGGATCGCTCAACCTATGGTCGCTTGATCCATCAGGTGTCGTTGGTGCGTCTATTTTGACATCCTCTGTGATTGGTTCGGTCGTGCATCTTTCAGCGACTGCCCCCAATCCGGGAACCATACGTCGTATCGCGGGCAATGGAATTGTTATCGGTGAACCCGGAGGTGGCGAAGCTTCTCAGCGTGTAAAAAAAATCGCAACGTGTTTACGCGACGCTAATTTCGATGTCGAAGAAACTGCTTTGATTCAACGCGAGATATGGTTCAAGCTATGGGGCAATATGACTGTGAACCCGATTTCAGCCATTACGGGCGCAACGGGGGACAAAATTCTTGCTGATCAGTACGTGCGAGAGTTCATGTCAAGTTGTATGGTCGAAATGGCCAATATTGGCAGTTGCATCGGACTACCAATTGGCGCAAACCCTGAAGATCGACACGCAGTCACTGCTTCGTTGGGCGCATTTAGGACTTCTATGCTTCAAGATTCCGTCGTGGGAAAACCACTGGAGCTTGACGCCTTGATTTCTGTACTGGTTGAAATCGCTTCGCAGGTTGGTGTGGAAGTTAAGAATATCAAGGCATTGCTGGGTATTTCGCGACTCTATGCTAGATCGAAAGGCTTGTATCCAGAATAA
- the istA gene encoding IS21 family transposase: MLDYETYCRIRDCHDRQHLTITQTARALGLHAQTVAKWIRAGAYQPRRSPRRASRLDPFKAQVVRWLDAHPYSVQQVFQRLREAGFEGGYTIVRDYVSAIRPPRHEAFLKLAFTPGECAQIDWGEYGTIDVGSTRRRLSFFVMVLCYSRLMYVEFTVSQTMEHFLACHEHAFAAFHGCPARVMVDNLKSAVLQRLVGEAPVFNPRYLDAARHWGFDIVACNVGKGNEKGRVENGVGYVKKNLLNGLELAGFSAINPAAQLWLETIANVRIHGETHQRPVDLFAAEQAHLKPLNPSAYDVARIVTVRASKQFRVALDTNHYSVPARYASARVTLKAYPERVCIYHDNQLIARHVRSYDRHQDIEDPEHPKALLAQRRNAREQRLMMQFLKLGPHAQAYYDGLDQRRTNARQHVRKIIALSEIYGVEAVGRAMRDGLAFHAFSCEYIANILEMKARQIPEVGALHLVRHQDLLDIELAQPDLSHYGPEEPHDES, translated from the coding sequence ATGCTTGATTACGAGACGTACTGCAGGATCCGCGACTGCCATGACCGGCAGCATCTGACGATCACGCAGACGGCGCGCGCGCTCGGGCTGCATGCGCAAACGGTGGCGAAATGGATCAGGGCGGGCGCGTATCAGCCGCGCCGCTCGCCACGGCGCGCGAGCCGGCTCGATCCGTTCAAGGCGCAGGTGGTTCGCTGGCTCGATGCGCATCCGTATAGCGTTCAGCAGGTCTTCCAGCGCCTGCGCGAAGCGGGCTTCGAAGGCGGCTACACGATTGTGCGCGACTATGTGAGCGCAATCCGCCCACCGCGACACGAGGCGTTCCTGAAACTTGCCTTCACTCCCGGGGAGTGTGCCCAGATTGATTGGGGCGAATACGGCACGATTGATGTGGGCTCGACGCGCCGGCGACTGTCGTTCTTCGTCATGGTGCTGTGCTATAGCCGCCTGATGTATGTCGAATTCACCGTGTCGCAGACGATGGAGCACTTCCTCGCATGCCATGAGCACGCGTTCGCAGCCTTCCATGGTTGCCCGGCCAGGGTGATGGTGGACAATCTGAAGTCAGCGGTACTGCAGCGCCTGGTGGGCGAGGCGCCGGTGTTCAATCCGCGCTATCTGGATGCGGCGCGTCACTGGGGATTCGACATCGTGGCCTGCAATGTAGGAAAAGGCAACGAAAAAGGACGGGTCGAAAATGGTGTAGGTTACGTCAAGAAAAATCTCCTCAACGGGCTTGAGCTCGCCGGGTTCAGCGCGATCAACCCCGCGGCCCAGCTCTGGCTCGAGACCATCGCCAATGTGCGTATACACGGTGAGACGCACCAGCGCCCCGTCGATCTGTTTGCAGCCGAGCAGGCGCATCTGAAACCGCTGAATCCATCAGCCTACGATGTCGCACGCATTGTGACGGTGCGTGCCAGCAAGCAGTTTCGCGTGGCGCTGGACACCAACCATTATTCCGTGCCGGCCCGGTATGCGAGTGCGCGTGTGACGCTCAAGGCATATCCCGAGCGGGTCTGCATCTACCACGACAACCAGCTGATCGCCCGACATGTGCGAAGCTACGATCGCCATCAGGATATTGAGGATCCCGAACATCCCAAGGCACTGCTCGCACAACGCCGCAATGCCCGGGAACAGCGGCTGATGATGCAGTTCCTGAAACTGGGCCCGCATGCCCAGGCCTATTACGACGGACTCGATCAACGACGTACCAATGCGCGACAGCACGTGCGAAAGATCATCGCATTAAGCGAGATCTACGGCGTCGAGGCGGTCGGGCGTGCCATGCGTGATGGGCTTGCGTTTCACGCCTTCAGTTGCGAGTACATCGCCAACATTCTGGAGATGAAAGCCCGGCAGATTCCCGAAGTCGGCGCGCTGCACCTGGTCCGCCATCAGGATCTGCTGGACATCGAACTCGCGCAACCGGATCTCTCGCACTACGGACCGGAGGAGCCCCATGACGAAAGCTGA
- a CDS encoding DUF4387 domain-containing protein encodes MARLRDLAKLIRTKNAGPFLLTLDIMFPDRRTYDHVVASSVITKESMAQFFGVDESKVRLFNYEPANAIKVTVPRLVTSGDPADTDLFGGQQFGPLVNVEVPDLPTA; translated from the coding sequence ATGGCACGCCTTCGCGATTTGGCAAAACTGATCCGCACCAAGAATGCGGGTCCTTTCCTCCTGACGCTGGACATTATGTTTCCGGATCGTCGCACCTACGATCACGTAGTTGCGAGCAGCGTGATTACGAAGGAATCGATGGCGCAGTTTTTCGGCGTCGATGAAAGCAAGGTCCGGCTATTCAACTACGAGCCGGCGAACGCGATCAAGGTGACAGTGCCGCGTCTGGTGACGAGTGGTGACCCGGCCGATACGGATCTGTTCGGAGGTCAACAGTTCGGGCCTTTGGTCAACGTCGAAGTCCCGGATCTTCCGACTGCTTGA